The genome window GTTGTTGTTCCCACTGAGGGCTTCTCGGGCCGCGAGATAGAGTTGCAGTGGACAGTTACGAACATCTCAGACGTGCCAACAAATGTTTCGTCTTGGACCGATGTAATCAACTTCTCGGACGATCCATCATTTGTGCTCAATTCTCAGACCATTGGCCTAGTCACGAATCCAGCCGCGCTGGGACCCGGGGAGCAGTACGTCCAAACGTCCACGGTCCGTCTTCCAGACACGGTGTCAGGCACTAACTACCTTCAGATCGCAGCAAACGGCTACGGAATCCAGCGAGAGGAAGACGAAACGAACAACGCACAGGTCTTCCCTATCGAGGTCGCACGATCGGCGACTCCAGACCTCGTTGTTTCTGAAATCACAATTCCGGCAAATGCGTTCTCCGGCGGACAGATTGAGGTCGAGTGGACCATCACGAACGACGGGGAGGGTGATGCCTCTTCAGAGTTTGGCTGGAATGACTTTTTGTATCTGACCGATGACCCAGACGGAACCCTCAGTTTCGACCAGATCGCCGCACGAGCCCATCGCACTGACCCCCTGGCCGCAGGTGAGTCGTACACGCTGATTGAGGCCATCGCGCTGCCAGCCCGGGCATCCGGCCAGTGGTACGTCGTGGCTCAGACAAACGACAATGCGAGCGTTTTCGAGGGCGACGCGTCCGGGAACAACCTCACTGTATCCGATCCCATCCAGGTGACTCTTTCTCCACCGCCGGACCTCATGCCGACGTCGATAGTCGGCCCGACGGAAGTCGGCGCGGGCGACGAGATCTTCGTCGAATGGTCGGTCACGAATCGCGGACCCGGTACCGTAACGGGTGTCTGGAATGATCGGCTTAATTTGGTAGCTGAAGGCGAACCTGACAGTCCAATCCTGCTCGCAACCGTTCGACGTCGTGGTCCGATTGAGCCCGATAGTTCATACGGTGCCAGCGCGACGGCCACTGTGCCCGATGGGCTGGGTGGTGCCTACGTTCTTCGGGTCGAAGCGGATTGGGCAGATTCGGTCTTTGAGCACACGTTTGAGGACAACAACGCTGCAGACCTGGCGATCAATGTTCAACGTCCTCCATATCCCGACCTCGCAGTCGTCTCCTTTGAGCATGACCAGAACGGAGAGGCCGGGAGCGACGTCCTGGTGCGCTGGTCCGTCAAGAACGAAGGTGACGGCTCACTCGATGGAAGCTGGACGGACCGGATCTATCTGTCGGAGCGTGCGGCTTTCGACTCGACTGCCTTTCCACTGGCACCGAGCCCGGTTCGGCAGGAGTTGCCCCAGGCCAGCACGTACGATCACTCGCAAAACGTAGCACTGCCTGCCGAAATGGCTGGCGACCTGTTCCTGCATATCGTCACCGACGACGATCGATCCGTGTTCGAATTCCCTGACGACACCACAAACAACGTGCAGACAAGTGCCCTCGCGGTGGCGCCATATCCGCCGGTGGACGTCCTCGTGGCCAGGGTTTCCAGTCCAAATCAGGCACGCGCCGGAGAAACGATTCGCGTCGAGTGGTCAGTAGAGAACGCCGGTGAGGCGGCTCCGCCAAGCCCCATCTGGGACGACGTGCTGTATCTCTCGTCGGACGGCAATCTCGATCCCAGCTCAGATGCCGTTCTCGGCCGATTCAGACGTGCGGAGGGACTTGCCCCGGGCGGCTCGTATCGCCGAAGTGCCGTCGTGGAAATCCCGCCCGCAGCCTCAGGCGTGCTTAATTTGCTAGTGCATGCCGAGGTTCCAGATTCGGACGAGAGCAATAACGTGGGAATCGGCGGAAACGCAATCGACATTTCTGACGCCGCTGCAGCTGACCTGCGCGTTGCCGGCATCGAAGGCCCGACAACGGCGGTGGCCGGACAACCAATTACGCTGACGATCACGGTCGCAAACGACGGGCCTGAGACCGCCCCGGCGGATTGGACCGATGCGATTTACGTGTCCTCCGACCGGACGCTTCAAATCGGAGATTTCATAGTCGCCAGTCGCCAAACGACAGGCCCGCTCGCCGTTGGCGAACAGTACGAGTTCGAACTCGAGATGGCCATGCCGCCGTTCCGGTCCGGCACCCAGTTCCTCCTTGTCTCGCTCGATGATGGTGGAACTGTGTTCGAGGGCGTGAACGAAGACAACAATTCCCGGGTTCACGAAATTTCACTCACACTGGCTCCACCATCGGATCTCGTGGTTTCCGATGTCGAAGTCCCCGAGACGGCGATCCCCGGACAAGAAACCACCATAGTGTGGACGCTCACGAATCAAGGCAGCAATCCGGCAATGGGCTGGCTCCGTGATGCCGTTTACGTTTCTTCAGATGAGACATGGCACGTGGACGATCCGCTGATTGGCACCGAGGACCAATTTATCGATCTAGCTCCGGGCTCCTCGCAGGTTTTTGTCAGCAAAGTCGATCTGTCAACGACGCTCGAGTTGGACGCCCAGGGTGATGTCACGGCGTCCCTTCCCGGCGTCACATCTGGCGCATACTACGCGATCGTTCGCGCCGACATCCTGAACAGTATTCGGGAGACGGCGGATGACAACAACACCACTGCTTCGACGAATACTGTTAGGGTAGATGTGGAAGTTCTCGAGTTGGATGGGTCGGTGTCCGGAACGCTGCTCCCGGGCCAGTCGCGTTACTACAAGATTGATATTCCGGCAGGTACAGAGACGATCGAGTTGGGGCTCGATGCCTCCGATGACAACTCGAGCAACGAGTTGTACGTACGTGACGGATCAATACCCACAAGAACGGTCTCCGACGCCAGTTTCGCCGAGCCGTTTGCGTCCAGTTTCGACCTCGCGGTTCCGACCTCGTTTGGTCATACTGCGCAGTACGTATTGCTTTTCGGCCGGGACGGTTCGGACGAGGGAACCGACTACACGCTCTCGGCAAAAGCACTTCAGTATGAACTAGACGCCATCGACCTCGATCGAGGTGGCGAGGGCGGAGACGTGACTCTTCGGATGTCGGGCGCGGCGCTTGGTGAACGTCTGCGCGCGTATCTAGAGAACGATATGATCAGCATCCGTGCAGACCGCGTCGTGCGGGCGAGTACGTCGGAGGCTTACGCCACCTTCGACCTCCGCGACGTGCCCCTCGGAGCATACGACGTCATCCTGGAGAAGGACGAGTCATCGCTGGAGCTCGGGGTGGATTCGACGCAGATCGTCAGGATTGATACTCTGATTTCGAGGTCGATCCTCCCACTCGCGTTTAGTGTTGTGCCTAAGGTGGCGCCCGGCCCGGTGGTCGATATCGGGGTCCCCGAAGTGGTGCTCGTGGATTCTGAGTTCAGGGTTGTGCTCGAGGTTACGAATCACGGTAATGTCGACATGATGAGCCCACTCGTCTTCTTTATGACGGATCCGGCGACATACGCCAATTTCGATGTGGATGAGCAGCCAATTGCCGGATACAAACGGATCCTGATGACGGGAGAAGCCCCTGTTGCAGGCATGCTCAGACCCGGTCAAACTAGTAGCGTGCTGGTGAACGTCGTAGCTCCTTTGACCAGCGGACCGCTCAAGGTCTATGCTGGCCTCGCCCGCTTATCAGGTCAACCTTTTGATCTCATAACGGAGCTTGACGACGCACATCTTAACGGCCCGGATCAGAAATGGGCGCCTGCCGTCGTCGAACTGCTGCACGAACTACACGGCGCCGGCTGGCGCGACTATGAACGGAGACTTGCCGAAACTGCTTCACAACTCTCAGAGTCGAGCATTATTGAACAGGATGGATTGAGCCTCCTGCTGCACATTCTTCGCGACATTCTCCAATCGCAAGAGGCGCCGGAGTGGGCTGACATCACCGAGCAAAGCGCCCCGCTGGAGGATCTGTCGAAGAACTATTCTGTCGCCGACCCATGCACCGCCGTCAATATTCTCCCGCTCCCACTTCCGGGTCTAGACTGCGGTGCTATCCAGACTGTTGGCGACGAGCTCACGCTGAAGTGCGTCGCTGCCGGAATAAATGCTCCGGGTGTTTGTGGTGGAACCCACGGCGCCATGCACCTGCTTCACTTTCTCGACGGAGATGGATCGCCAATTGTCTACGACAACAACTCTCCGCTGGCAGCGAAGTTGCGGTCGCACCCCGGACAGAGGAGTTTTGCAGACATCCACAAGAAGGTCTCAGAAGAACTTCAGGACAAGCTCAAGGATCGTATTCGCAACCTAAGTTGTGAGAATGTCGGTGACCTCGAAGACGAAGACCTCATTTCGGCGGGCGAACTGGGTATCGACGTGCCCAAGCCGAAGACGTACACGGACAGCCAATGCGTGCAAGTGCCGTTTTATGACCCGAGCAAAGGCCTTCCGACACAGGACCAGATCAATCTTGAGCAACCCGGTTGTGATCTCGTCACCGCCTTTGGCGGGTTTCAGTCCGCAGGAGCCTACCTGGCGAACCTGAGAGTCAGGTCGATGCGAGACCCTGGAGGCCGACGGTGCGACAAGCCCGGTTGTACTGTCGTTTGGGAAGCTACCCTGGTCTACAAGTTCGGCGACAATTACGAATTCGATGCAGGCGACGCAGCCTTGTCGGATTTCGACCGGCGTGCCCGAAACCTTCAGCTCTGTGGTGATGCTAAGCCGTTCCGAACCGAGGTCCTGTTGCACGAGCCCGTCGGCGGAATCGTGCGCATACCGCCGAAACGAAAGGACTGCCCGAAACCACCTGAACTGCCGCCGTTCCTCTTTAAGCCACCACCCATCATCCCGGTCATCACATCGTTCGACCCCAACGACATCGTCGGGCCCGCCGGCGCGGGCGACGAGCGATGGGTCTCGGTGTCGGAAACCCTCCCTTACACAATCCGATTCGAGAATGACGCCGAACTCGCAACCGCGCCCGCTCACGTCGTAACAATCGAGCAGATCCTGCCAGACTCAACCATCGACACGCGATCGTTCAAGTTGGGCGAGTTCGGGTTCGGGGATTTGACATTTCAGCCGCCACAGAACACGGCCGCGTATTCCGAGCGACTGGATCTGAGTGATTCACTTGGGA of Rhodothermales bacterium contains these proteins:
- a CDS encoding T9SS type A sorting domain-containing protein — its product is MRARYRLLTIVLTLITFSLSHAQDTEPPSVSGTPTIEPANIDLSQGDQTVVVTFTGLDNDSGILQVFGSFKNAQASRGFFTGSLQSGTAQNGVWKGEAIVPARSLDGVYDLSLTVIDASGNNAVVVFPDALTITGGDQTPPELISVLSVSPDTIFIPDNVMPGDVDTVVVMAEVADGGVGVREVLAQLLDEGGIPLLAGLCELDSGDANSGTWRCEALVFLAQFNMPTSPKRFSLSMFIEDKAFNNATVETDFDIVLARGKSPVAFRVDMRRMERVGLFERGDFFLDDRMGLYVDVFNGPEAGQYELDDVLFDSVWSASVPVTPMNGLQYAFAIDPDGDGQNLGDWVYERPGNPRIVDIVELGELDPVPFDDLPVGGEDLNFAARVTRNLPSGQSDPLVFDRDTAETLLTLSFGSVSTPALISVRRFTEDPGGSAPSGIATISSGQRWVVNIVPSANNDQATVAIGFDGLGGIADPASLKLLRRDDPLGGWDNLNTTIDAGSAVASAASTNPSGEFTLGSSSTSNTLIPDLPGLATLPNPADGDMSVDIATGLSWTPAPNARSHDLYLWREDFGEQDVPLATYLVQPNFIPPPFWIERGETYVWYVVSRNLDGTVVGPRWTFGTELEPDLALSDVVVPTEGFSGREIELQWTVTNISDVPTNVSSWTDVINFSDDPSFVLNSQTIGLVTNPAALGPGEQYVQTSTVRLPDTVSGTNYLQIAANGYGIQREEDETNNAQVFPIEVARSATPDLVVSEITIPANAFSGGQIEVEWTITNDGEGDASSEFGWNDFLYLTDDPDGTLSFDQIAARAHRTDPLAAGESYTLIEAIALPARASGQWYVVAQTNDNASVFEGDASGNNLTVSDPIQVTLSPPPDLMPTSIVGPTEVGAGDEIFVEWSVTNRGPGTVTGVWNDRLNLVAEGEPDSPILLATVRRRGPIEPDSSYGASATATVPDGLGGAYVLRVEADWADSVFEHTFEDNNAADLAINVQRPPYPDLAVVSFEHDQNGEAGSDVLVRWSVKNEGDGSLDGSWTDRIYLSERAAFDSTAFPLAPSPVRQELPQASTYDHSQNVALPAEMAGDLFLHIVTDDDRSVFEFPDDTTNNVQTSALAVAPYPPVDVLVARVSSPNQARAGETIRVEWSVENAGEAAPPSPIWDDVLYLSSDGNLDPSSDAVLGRFRRAEGLAPGGSYRRSAVVEIPPAASGVLNLLVHAEVPDSDESNNVGIGGNAIDISDAAAADLRVAGIEGPTTAVAGQPITLTITVANDGPETAPADWTDAIYVSSDRTLQIGDFIVASRQTTGPLAVGEQYEFELEMAMPPFRSGTQFLLVSLDDGGTVFEGVNEDNNSRVHEISLTLAPPSDLVVSDVEVPETAIPGQETTIVWTLTNQGSNPAMGWLRDAVYVSSDETWHVDDPLIGTEDQFIDLAPGSSQVFVSKVDLSTTLELDAQGDVTASLPGVTSGAYYAIVRADILNSIRETADDNNTTASTNTVRVDVEVLELDGSVSGTLLPGQSRYYKIDIPAGTETIELGLDASDDNSSNELYVRDGSIPTRTVSDASFAEPFASSFDLAVPTSFGHTAQYVLLFGRDGSDEGTDYTLSAKALQYELDAIDLDRGGEGGDVTLRMSGAALGERLRAYLENDMISIRADRVVRASTSEAYATFDLRDVPLGAYDVILEKDESSLELGVDSTQIVRIDTLISRSILPLAFSVVPKVAPGPVVDIGVPEVVLVDSEFRVVLEVTNHGNVDMMSPLVFFMTDPATYANFDVDEQPIAGYKRILMTGEAPVAGMLRPGQTSSVLVNVVAPLTSGPLKVYAGLARLSGQPFDLITELDDAHLNGPDQKWAPAVVELLHELHGAGWRDYERRLAETASQLSESSIIEQDGLSLLLHILRDILQSQEAPEWADITEQSAPLEDLSKNYSVADPCTAVNILPLPLPGLDCGAIQTVGDELTLKCVAAGINAPGVCGGTHGAMHLLHFLDGDGSPIVYDNNSPLAAKLRSHPGQRSFADIHKKVSEELQDKLKDRIRNLSCENVGDLEDEDLISAGELGIDVPKPKTYTDSQCVQVPFYDPSKGLPTQDQINLEQPGCDLVTAFGGFQSAGAYLANLRVRSMRDPGGRRCDKPGCTVVWEATLVYKFGDNYEFDAGDAALSDFDRRARNLQLCGDAKPFRTEVLLHEPVGGIVRIPPKRKDCPKPPELPPFLFKPPPIIPVITSFDPNDIVGPAGAGDERWVSVSETLPYTIRFENDAELATAPAHVVTIEQILPDSTIDTRSFKLGEFGFGDLTFQPPQNTAAYSERLDLSDSLGILLDVDAGLDVETGRVFWVLRTLDPATGRVHTNPLAGFLPVNDSQGSGEGFVSYTVRPNPKATTGDIILANAEIVFDRNEAIRTPEVFNTIDAGLPESHVVEVPARVDTTTFELTFEGHDDPGGSGVELFDLYVSKDGGAFELHGEDLASSGLLFNAEQDHRYSFYTLTSDRAGNREPAASKVGRLVIVGTEEESEIPEEFSLDQNYPNPFNPSTTVPYALSESADVELEVFNALGQRVLRYKMDALRAGSHKLRVDLKSLASGVYFYRIEATNFGRVLFRDTRKMVLVK